The following coding sequences are from one Planctomycetota bacterium window:
- a CDS encoding AbrB/MazE/SpoVT family DNA-binding domain-containing protein, whose amino-acid sequence MLKRLRKVGNSSALLLDKPIVELLGLEENGRVQLTVEGGSLIVTPANPRPVDKARLEASLDRVVAHRRAALRKLAE is encoded by the coding sequence ATGCTCAAGCGGCTCCGGAAGGTCGGGAACTCGAGCGCCCTGCTTCTCGACAAGCCCATCGTGGAACTGCTGGGCCTGGAAGAGAACGGGCGGGTGCAACTGACGGTCGAGGGCGGAAGCCTCATCGTCACGCCGGCCAATCCGCGCCCGGTGGACAAGGCGCGGCTGGAGGCCAGCCTGGACCGCGTCGTGGCGCATCGGCGAGCGGCCTTGAGAAAACTCGCCGAATGA
- a CDS encoding type II toxin-antitoxin system death-on-curing family toxin, producing MSRPIVFLEADHVAAIHRRMIREFGGEAGLRDRGLLESAASMPAAGAGGKYLHRGLAEKAAAYLYHLCRNHPFVDGNKRTALAAAEVFLLLNDRALAATNGELERLTRGVAEGTISKREALRFFRRHVTS from the coding sequence ATGAGCCGACCTATCGTCTTCCTCGAGGCGGATCACGTGGCGGCCATCCACCGGCGGATGATCCGCGAGTTCGGAGGCGAGGCGGGGCTGCGCGACCGCGGGCTTCTGGAATCCGCCGCCTCCATGCCCGCCGCAGGCGCCGGGGGGAAGTACCTCCACCGTGGCCTTGCCGAAAAAGCCGCCGCCTACCTCTACCATCTCTGTCGGAACCATCCGTTTGTGGACGGCAACAAGCGCACCGCCCTGGCCGCCGCCGAGGTATTCCTGCTGCTCAACGACCGCGCCCTCGCGGCGACGAACGGGGAACTGGAGCGACTGACGCGTGGCGTGGCCGAAGGGACGATCTCGAAGCGCGAAGCGCTTAGGTTTTTCCGCCGGCATGTGACCTCTTAG
- a CDS encoding alcohol dehydrogenase catalytic domain-containing protein: protein MSRLDDYARVTGSYRIPKTSRAWNLYGAGLENLRLEEMPMPAPGADELLVRIDAVGVCASDWKMISQGESHTRMRGKDLASDPTVPGHEVSLTVVRVGKALAKKYAVGERYAVQADIYVGDENICYGYKLRGAQQEYQTIGPIIHAGGYLLKIDPRLGYSQAALAEPWACVYHAYHHHRPTQSVKPGGTAWYVGAGPLGLMHVEKGIQDGAARIIVSEMKEDRLEKVRRSLAPLAKKKGVELVLVNLAKQPIETVLAKQGADDILVLAPVAKAAEEALEYLAHGGYLNMFAGFESRDKAWMRLNLNDMHYGAWTMLATSGSPIEALRRALDNAAAERIDPNNSVACIGGLDAASDAVHHTHAGTYPGRIVIYPQIQMPLTPVEDLAADGRWTREAEAALLEGRLP, encoded by the coding sequence GTGAGCCGATTGGACGATTACGCCCGAGTCACCGGTTCGTATCGCATTCCGAAGACCAGCCGGGCGTGGAACCTCTATGGGGCGGGCCTGGAGAATCTTCGCCTGGAAGAGATGCCGATGCCGGCGCCAGGGGCCGACGAACTCCTCGTGCGCATCGACGCCGTCGGCGTCTGCGCGAGCGATTGGAAGATGATCTCGCAGGGCGAATCGCACACGCGGATGCGCGGCAAAGACCTCGCCAGCGACCCGACCGTGCCGGGCCACGAGGTGTCGCTGACGGTCGTGCGGGTCGGCAAGGCGCTCGCGAAGAAATACGCCGTCGGCGAACGCTACGCCGTCCAGGCCGACATCTACGTGGGCGACGAAAACATCTGCTACGGCTACAAACTGCGCGGGGCCCAGCAGGAGTACCAGACAATCGGCCCGATCATCCACGCGGGGGGATACCTGCTGAAGATCGATCCGCGCCTCGGCTACTCGCAGGCCGCCCTCGCCGAGCCGTGGGCCTGCGTCTATCACGCCTACCATCACCACCGCCCGACGCAAAGCGTCAAGCCGGGCGGGACGGCCTGGTACGTCGGGGCCGGGCCGCTCGGCCTGATGCACGTCGAGAAAGGCATCCAGGACGGGGCGGCCCGGATCATCGTCTCCGAGATGAAAGAGGACCGCCTGGAGAAGGTCCGCCGGAGCCTCGCGCCGCTCGCCAAGAAAAAAGGCGTCGAACTGGTCCTCGTGAACCTGGCGAAACAGCCCATCGAGACGGTCCTCGCGAAGCAGGGGGCGGACGACATCCTGGTCCTGGCGCCCGTGGCCAAGGCCGCCGAAGAGGCCCTCGAGTACCTCGCCCACGGGGGCTACCTGAACATGTTCGCGGGCTTCGAGAGCCGCGACAAGGCGTGGATGCGGCTGAACCTGAACGACATGCACTACGGCGCGTGGACGATGCTCGCGACGAGCGGGTCGCCGATCGAGGCCCTGCGCCGCGCGCTGGACAACGCGGCGGCGGAACGCATCGACCCGAACAACTCGGTCGCGTGCATCGGCGGCCTCGACGCCGCCAGCGACGCCGTCCATCACACCCACGCCGGCACATACCCGGGCCGGATCGTCATCTACCCGCAGATCCAGATGCCGCTGACGCCCGTCGAGGACCTCGCCGCCGACGGCCGGTGGACCAGGGAGGCCGAGGCGGCGCTTCTGGAAGGGCGGTTGCCATAG